In the Candidatus Electrothrix rattekaaiensis genome, one interval contains:
- a CDS encoding helix-turn-helix transcriptional regulator, with translation MSDEYKSFSDLWERIEDDQEYLIEKNILEFTLQLQQLMEKRGISKTELADNYGSSKAYITKVMRGNANFTIETMTKLVNAVQGKLTIHVTGKEEKKQKWFRAIEGKKKPIPRWNKQVESSVLPFENNQARAVAI, from the coding sequence ATGAGTGATGAATACAAATCCTTTTCAGATTTATGGGAACGTATTGAAGATGACCAGGAGTATTTAATTGAAAAAAATATCTTGGAATTCACTCTTCAACTTCAGCAGTTAATGGAGAAACGCGGCATTAGCAAAACTGAGTTAGCTGATAATTACGGAAGCTCAAAAGCTTACATTACTAAGGTTATGCGAGGGAATGCTAACTTTACTATTGAGACAATGACCAAGCTAGTTAATGCCGTTCAAGGAAAATTAACTATCCATGTTACTGGAAAAGAAGAAAAAAAGCAGAAGTGGTTTCGGGCTATTGAGGGTAAAAAGAAGCCTATCCCTAGGTGGAATAAGCAGGTCGAATCCTCTGTACTTCCCTTTGAAAACAATCAGGCAAGAGCAGTAGCTATATGA
- a CDS encoding ABC transporter ATP-binding protein has translation MPFASPLIQMDQVSFSYPGGQHILHQIDLSIEYNQRLGLIGPNGSGKTTLLHLIMGLHRPTEGRHLFKGNEVKKKEDIKKLRRSIGLVFQDADDQLFSPTVIEDVAFGPLNLGKSPEEALEISNKTLQDLGLTDLGDRVTHRLSGGEKKLVSLATVLSMQPEAMLLDEPTNNLDKAIRERLIEILNKLDIAYMIISHDWDFLSETCTSLYIMDQGQVKQSDTAHLHLHRHAHTCGSQPHNHHV, from the coding sequence ATGCCTTTCGCATCACCGCTTATTCAGATGGATCAGGTTTCCTTTTCATATCCCGGCGGGCAGCATATTCTCCATCAGATTGACCTGTCCATAGAGTACAATCAGCGACTGGGTCTAATCGGTCCCAACGGCAGCGGTAAAACCACGTTGCTGCACCTTATTATGGGCTTACACCGACCAACTGAGGGCAGACACCTCTTTAAAGGAAATGAAGTCAAGAAGAAAGAAGACATAAAAAAACTGCGCAGAAGTATCGGCTTGGTCTTTCAGGACGCAGATGACCAACTCTTCTCACCAACTGTGATTGAGGATGTTGCTTTTGGCCCCTTAAATCTCGGCAAAAGCCCGGAAGAGGCCTTGGAAATTTCCAACAAGACATTACAGGATCTGGGGCTGACTGACCTGGGGGATCGCGTGACCCATCGCCTCTCAGGGGGCGAAAAAAAGCTGGTTTCCCTAGCCACAGTGCTCTCCATGCAGCCGGAAGCCATGCTGCTGGATGAACCAACCAATAATCTTGATAAAGCAATCCGGGAGAGGCTGATTGAAATCCTCAATAAGCTTGACATCGCCTATATGATCATCTCTCATGACTGGGATTTTCTCAGTGAAACCTGCACAAGCCTCTACATTATGGATCAGGGGCAGGTAAAACAAAGCGATACAGCCCACCTCCATCTCCATCGGCATGCCCATACCTGCGGTAGCCAACCCCATAATCATCATGTGTAA
- a CDS encoding rhodanese-like domain-containing protein — protein MRWKQFLTPVKSLTAPETKKYMNDLSVEDYNIIDVRQPGEYKSGHIPGAQLIPVAELVDRSSELDPTKPTFVYUAIGGRSRVAAQMLAGKGFSQVINMSGGIKAWDSNTAVGSEDTGMTLFSGKEDIAEVLLVAYALEAGLQEFYTSMQERVAQAEVKALFKQLSAIEVKHQDRLFFEYQAITVTALSREAFERNAAVQSMEGGLTTEEYLALYPTDFNIASEVISLAMGIEAQALDLYIRAAENSSQDATKQTLLRIAEEERTHLKLLGDLLDETA, from the coding sequence ATGCGCTGGAAACAGTTTCTCACTCCGGTCAAATCATTAACTGCGCCGGAGACCAAAAAATACATGAACGACCTTTCCGTTGAAGACTACAATATCATTGATGTACGCCAGCCCGGTGAATATAAAAGCGGGCATATACCCGGAGCTCAGCTCATACCAGTAGCGGAACTGGTTGATCGCAGCAGCGAGCTTGACCCGACAAAACCCACCTTTGTTTACTGAGCCATCGGAGGGCGTAGCCGGGTTGCTGCGCAGATGCTTGCTGGGAAAGGTTTTTCACAGGTTATCAATATGTCGGGCGGCATTAAAGCCTGGGACAGCAACACCGCTGTCGGTTCCGAGGACACCGGCATGACCCTGTTTTCTGGAAAAGAGGATATTGCTGAAGTTCTTCTTGTCGCCTATGCCCTAGAAGCTGGACTCCAAGAATTCTATACCTCAATGCAGGAACGGGTTGCGCAAGCAGAAGTGAAAGCCCTTTTTAAACAACTCTCTGCAATTGAAGTAAAGCATCAGGACAGGCTCTTTTTCGAGTACCAAGCAATCACAGTAACTGCTTTAAGTCGTGAAGCGTTTGAACGGAACGCAGCTGTTCAGTCTATGGAAGGCGGCCTGACAACTGAAGAGTACCTTGCCCTCTATCCAACAGATTTTAACATTGCCAGCGAGGTTATTTCTCTGGCAATGGGAATTGAAGCTCAAGCCCTTGACCTCTACATCAGGGCTGCTGAAAACTCCTCCCAGGATGCAACAAAGCAAACGCTCCTGCGTATTGCCGAGGAAGAGCGAACGCATTTAAAGCTATTGGGCGACCTGTTGGACGAAACTGCGTAA
- the lpxC gene encoding UDP-3-O-acyl-N-acetylglucosamine deacetylase gives MSINIKPHQHTLRRIVSCHGIGLHTGRRVRITIKPAAENKGICFYRSDIANKPAIPARMEQIIDTTLATTISNGQEKISTTEHLMAALHGAGIDNATIDIDSHEVPIMDGSAGPFIHLLQKGGLKKQRALRKVLRITKPISLTNGDKSIRIEPYAGFKISGTIKFGDNELLSEQKYSAELTQERFINEIANARTFGFIEQVEELWKNGLALGGSLKNVIAIHWNRQSVLNEEGLRFDDEFIRHKMLDLIGDLALLGTPVLGHVIANRSGHSLHHNLMQTIVDSPDCWEYVKFRKRGNTIQPVILDETTLKNTRKKKPSYLPGMLLPPLPQTVCMA, from the coding sequence ATGTCTATCAATATAAAACCACATCAACACACGCTGAGGCGAATCGTCAGTTGTCACGGTATCGGACTCCATACGGGCAGGCGCGTCCGAATAACAATCAAACCTGCTGCGGAAAACAAGGGAATCTGTTTTTATCGATCTGACATAGCAAACAAACCCGCCATCCCCGCCAGAATGGAACAAATTATTGATACCACATTGGCAACCACCATCAGTAACGGGCAGGAAAAAATCTCCACAACCGAACACCTGATGGCCGCCCTGCACGGGGCCGGTATTGACAATGCCACTATTGATATTGACTCGCACGAAGTACCCATCATGGACGGTAGTGCTGGACCATTCATCCATCTGCTTCAAAAAGGTGGTCTAAAAAAACAACGCGCTCTCCGTAAAGTTCTCCGTATCACCAAGCCTATCTCTCTCACCAACGGTGATAAATCCATCAGAATTGAACCCTATGCCGGGTTTAAAATCAGCGGCACTATAAAATTCGGTGATAACGAGCTCCTGAGTGAACAAAAATACAGTGCGGAACTTACTCAGGAACGATTTATCAATGAAATAGCCAATGCCAGAACCTTTGGTTTTATTGAACAGGTGGAAGAACTCTGGAAAAACGGTCTTGCCCTTGGCGGCTCCCTGAAAAATGTAATTGCCATCCATTGGAACCGCCAATCGGTTCTCAATGAAGAAGGCCTTCGTTTTGACGACGAATTTATTCGCCACAAGATGCTGGACCTGATAGGTGACCTTGCTCTGCTCGGTACCCCGGTTCTAGGACATGTTATTGCGAATCGCTCCGGTCATAGCCTGCACCACAACCTGATGCAAACCATTGTCGATAGTCCTGATTGCTGGGAATACGTCAAGTTTCGCAAACGAGGAAACACCATCCAACCTGTGATCCTGGACGAAACAACACTCAAGAACACCAGGAAAAAGAAACCTTCTTATCTCCCGGGAATGCTGCTGCCTCCTCTGCCTCAAACGGTTTGTATGGCCTGA
- the lpxK gene encoding tetraacyldisaccharide 4'-kinase, translating into MTTFYYALGRPFSPLYSTAMRLREYLYQKGTFKSTPFAVPVISVGNLTLGGTGKTPMVQYLARLLQENGHQPAIISRGYGGATKERVNIVSNGKEIFLDADYVGDEPRMLAEALPGVPVLTGIVRKLPAAEAVKMGADILLLDDGFQHMAIRRDLDIVLFNTDKLAGNSRVFPGGDLREPINALKRCHAFVLTGTDEQNQERAENFKAVLNKKFPAKPVFFSRNLPAGLILQKTDGEKTPVQPEKLAAQRCFAFCGIARPEGFSQTLNTLNIKPIALRALPDHFAYAAKTVRQLITEAQQAGADFFLCTEKDLVKLRNIDLQLPLYGVIMKAQPDIALNQLILQHKSIFSS; encoded by the coding sequence ATGACCACATTCTATTACGCCCTAGGCCGCCCATTTTCCCCGCTCTACAGCACCGCCATGCGCTTACGAGAATATCTCTATCAAAAAGGTACCTTCAAAAGCACCCCCTTTGCTGTGCCAGTGATCAGTGTCGGCAATCTCACCCTGGGGGGGACGGGTAAGACCCCTATGGTGCAGTACCTAGCCCGCCTGCTTCAAGAAAACGGGCATCAACCGGCGATTATCAGCCGAGGATACGGCGGGGCCACCAAGGAACGGGTCAATATTGTTTCCAACGGCAAAGAAATCTTTCTTGATGCTGATTATGTCGGTGACGAACCGAGAATGCTTGCAGAGGCCCTCCCAGGTGTTCCTGTTCTCACTGGAATTGTGCGCAAGCTGCCTGCTGCCGAGGCGGTAAAGATGGGGGCAGATATCCTGCTCCTGGACGATGGCTTTCAGCACATGGCCATCCGACGCGACCTTGATATCGTCCTCTTTAATACGGATAAACTTGCCGGTAATTCCAGGGTCTTTCCCGGAGGAGATCTGCGCGAACCAATCAATGCCCTCAAGCGATGCCATGCCTTTGTCCTGACCGGTACAGATGAACAGAATCAAGAGCGGGCAGAAAATTTCAAAGCCGTTCTGAATAAAAAATTCCCTGCCAAACCTGTCTTCTTCAGCCGTAACCTCCCTGCTGGTCTTATCCTGCAAAAAACAGACGGAGAAAAAACACCAGTGCAGCCAGAAAAACTCGCAGCTCAGCGATGTTTTGCCTTCTGCGGGATTGCCCGCCCGGAAGGATTCAGCCAGACCCTCAATACGCTCAACATTAAACCGATAGCCCTCCGTGCCCTTCCAGATCATTTTGCCTACGCTGCCAAGACTGTTCGCCAACTCATCACGGAAGCTCAACAAGCCGGAGCAGATTTTTTTCTCTGTACAGAAAAGGATCTTGTCAAACTCCGTAATATAGATCTCCAACTCCCCCTCTATGGTGTTATTATGAAGGCTCAGCCAGACATAGCATTAAACCAGCTGATCTTGCAGCATAAATCCATTTTTTCATCCTAA
- a CDS encoding DUF882 domain-containing protein yields MKRRLFLLLGAKAAVGFVLTQAVPARALSGISGKNTPRTLSFYHTHTHEHLTVTYANAGIYDPVALEKINAYLRDFRTSEIHPIDPALLDILWTMQQKMRCNSTYEIISGYRSPETNNKLRSRSKGVAKRSLHMKGMAVDIRLSGQKTCLVRDCAVSLNFGGVGYYADSDFVHIDTGRVRTW; encoded by the coding sequence ATGAAACGTCGCTTATTTCTGCTCTTAGGAGCCAAGGCCGCTGTCGGGTTTGTTCTGACGCAGGCCGTTCCGGCACGGGCTCTTTCCGGGATCTCCGGGAAAAACACCCCCAGGACACTGTCATTCTATCATACCCATACACACGAACACCTTACCGTCACCTATGCAAACGCTGGGATATATGATCCGGTCGCTTTGGAAAAAATCAATGCCTATCTCAGAGATTTTCGCACGTCGGAGATCCATCCTATTGACCCGGCCCTACTGGATATTCTTTGGACAATGCAACAGAAGATGCGCTGCAACAGTACCTATGAAATTATTTCCGGTTATCGCTCCCCTGAGACGAACAATAAACTGCGCAGCAGGAGCAAAGGGGTCGCGAAACGTAGCCTGCACATGAAGGGCATGGCTGTGGATATCCGCCTGAGCGGGCAAAAAACATGCCTTGTTCGGGACTGTGCGGTGTCACTCAATTTTGGCGGAGTGGGCTATTATGCTGACTCTGATTTTGTTCATATCGATACAGGCAGGGTGCGGACCTGGTGA
- a CDS encoding FAD-dependent oxidoreductase, which produces MSKKLVIAGGGHAHMLTLAHLDEFVEKGFEVTVIGPDTHHYYSGMGPGMLGGTYRPEDIRFATRDLVKKKGGLFKQAKVIGIHPIERTVRLSSGEVIPYDVLSCNLGSQVPEELVQGTLDDIFPVKPIEGLYRAKQRILELGAKTKIRIAVVGGGPSAVEVAGNIWRLGQDPGMQPPAITIFAGRSLLPHHPASVRQRASSSLAARFIKVINNSRVQQIQTGQITDTEGATHEFDLIFIAVGVKPNRVIRDSGIPTGPQGGMLVTRYLNSTKHEHIFGGGDCIDFQDTPLDKVGVYAVRQNPILKHNLMASLTGERLLPFKPGGKYLLIFNLGNGTGILKKWPIVLNGRVSFLIKDWIDRRFMRTFQAFE; this is translated from the coding sequence ATGAGCAAAAAATTAGTCATTGCTGGCGGTGGCCATGCCCATATGCTAACCTTGGCCCACTTGGACGAATTTGTCGAAAAAGGATTCGAGGTCACGGTAATTGGCCCGGACACTCATCATTATTATTCCGGCATGGGACCGGGAATGTTGGGCGGCACCTATCGTCCCGAAGATATCCGCTTTGCCACCCGTGATCTGGTGAAAAAAAAAGGCGGTCTGTTTAAACAGGCCAAAGTGATCGGCATCCACCCTATTGAGCGAACCGTCAGGCTCAGCTCAGGTGAGGTAATTCCCTACGATGTTCTTTCCTGTAATCTCGGAAGTCAGGTGCCGGAAGAGTTAGTACAGGGAACACTTGACGATATTTTTCCGGTCAAGCCCATTGAAGGACTCTACCGGGCAAAGCAGCGGATCCTCGAACTGGGGGCAAAAACAAAAATCAGGATCGCTGTGGTCGGTGGCGGTCCGTCAGCTGTTGAGGTCGCCGGTAATATTTGGCGACTCGGTCAGGATCCCGGCATGCAGCCACCGGCAATTACAATCTTTGCCGGACGTTCCCTTCTGCCTCATCATCCGGCAAGCGTACGCCAACGGGCTTCATCCTCACTTGCCGCCCGATTCATCAAGGTCATCAATAACAGCCGGGTACAGCAAATACAAACCGGGCAAATAACCGATACTGAGGGAGCAACGCACGAGTTTGACCTCATCTTTATTGCTGTAGGCGTCAAACCGAACAGAGTGATCAGGGACTCCGGTATTCCCACCGGGCCGCAGGGCGGCATGCTAGTTACTCGCTATCTGAACAGCACAAAACATGAACACATCTTTGGCGGCGGCGATTGTATTGATTTTCAGGACACGCCGCTGGACAAAGTGGGCGTCTACGCTGTCCGCCAGAACCCTATTCTCAAGCATAACCTGATGGCCTCCTTGACCGGAGAACGGTTACTCCCCTTTAAACCGGGCGGAAAATACCTGCTTATCTTCAACCTAGGCAACGGCACAGGAATCCTCAAGAAATGGCCCATCGTTCTCAACGGACGAGTCTCCTTTCTCATCAAGGATTGGATTGACCGCCGGTTCATGCGCACCTTTCAGGCCTTTGAATAA